A portion of the Cellulophaga algicola DSM 14237 genome contains these proteins:
- the panB gene encoding 3-methyl-2-oxobutanoate hydroxymethyltransferase translates to MSVAKKEYKRVTVKSLIEMKKNGEKISMLTAYDYSMAKIVDAANVDVILVGDSASNVMAGHETTLPITLDQMIYHASSVIRAVNRALVVVDLPFGSYQSDPKEALRSAIRIMKESGGHAVKLEGGLEIKESVKRILNAGIPVMGHLGLTPQSIYKFGTYTVRAKEEEEAIKLKEDALMLEKAGCFAIVLEKIPATLAKEVAELVTIPVIGIGAGNGVDGQVLVVHDLVGLTQEFNPRFLRRYMNLYEEMGKAISDYVSDVKSRDFPSDDEQY, encoded by the coding sequence ATGTCTGTTGCAAAAAAAGAATATAAAAGAGTGACTGTGAAATCTCTTATAGAGATGAAAAAGAACGGTGAAAAAATTTCAATGTTAACAGCCTATGATTATTCTATGGCTAAAATTGTTGATGCTGCGAATGTAGATGTCATCCTTGTTGGCGATTCTGCAAGTAATGTAATGGCTGGGCATGAAACAACGCTACCTATTACCTTGGATCAAATGATCTATCATGCATCATCTGTAATTAGAGCGGTAAATAGAGCCTTAGTTGTGGTAGATTTACCCTTCGGAAGCTACCAAAGCGACCCTAAAGAAGCCTTACGTTCTGCTATTAGAATCATGAAAGAAAGCGGAGGCCATGCTGTAAAACTTGAAGGTGGTTTAGAAATTAAAGAATCTGTAAAAAGAATATTAAATGCAGGGATTCCTGTAATGGGGCATTTAGGATTAACGCCACAATCTATATATAAATTTGGCACCTATACGGTACGCGCCAAAGAAGAGGAAGAAGCTATTAAACTAAAAGAAGATGCTTTAATGCTTGAAAAAGCAGGGTGTTTTGCAATCGTTTTAGAGAAAATTCCAGCTACATTGGCTAAAGAAGTTGCTGAGCTCGTTACTATTCCAGTCATAGGCATTGGTGCAGGTAATGGTGTTGATGGCCAAGTATTAGTGGTCCATGATTTAGTAGGACTTACTCAAGAGTTTAACCCTAGATTTTTACGTAGGTATATGAACTTATATGAAGAAATGGGAAAAGCTATATCTGATTATGTATCCGATGTAAAAAGCAGAGATTTTCCTAGTGATGATGAGCAGTATTAA